A segment of the Microscilla marina ATCC 23134 genome:
TATTATACCAAGCCTTGATATCATAAATTTACAACGTATTTGAAGGTTAAATGTAATAGAGTTTCGTTTTTTTTTACAAAAAAAGTGAATAAAAACTCTTTTTTTGACAACAACATAAAATAAAGTAAGGTTATCTTGACTAAGCACAAACCCCCTACAGAGACAATCCATCCTCACTACCTTTTATTGTTCACTTGCTTTTTTTATGCCTTCTTTTTACCCGTAAACTGTGTTTAAACTCTGTGATGGATATTTGCCTATCTGTTGCTCATTCTTTATTGATTTAACTCAAGACATAACCACATATTTTTATAATTTTGTGCAAAATATAGCAACAAACAAAACTTTATTATAATAGCCCACCTTGTTCTTTGGTTGTTTGATGACCAAAGGGGAGGTGGGTTTAATATCAGAAAAACACGACTAAAGTATGGTTAGTAAGATAAAAGTTATTGAAGTAAAATCAGAAATTGCAGCAGGAACAAGGGGAGCAAGTTTGGGAATAGATGCTTTGAAAACAGCTTGTTTGAATAAAGCCAGTAAAAACAATACACCAGTGAGCAAAACCTTTTTTGCCACTTATAACCAGTGCCTGACAGTGCCTACTGTCAATGAGATTCTTTTCCAAGACAATAAATACCCGTTTGCCAAACACATTGATGGTTTGTTGAAAGTTCAAACGGCTACTTGCCAGGCAGTGAATGACACACTCAAGCAAGGGTTGTTTCCCTTGGTACTTGCCGGAGATCATGGTTCGGCAGCAGGCACTATAGCAGGAGTCAAACAAGCGTATCCTAACAAGCGACTAGGGGTGATATGGATAGATGCCCACGCCGATTTGCATTCGCCTTATACTACTCCTTCGGGCAATATGCATGGCATGCCTCTGGCAATAGCTTTGAACGAAAACAACGAAGCACACCGAATAAACACCTTAGATGCGGCCACTAATGAGTACTGGGAACAACTTAAGAATGTAGGTATCAAAGGAGCTAAACTCAAGGGTGAAGACATTGTATTGATTGCAGGCAGAGATATAGAAGCACAAGAACAAGCCTTGATGGATAAATACGGGATGAGAAACTTTACTGCCGAAGAGGTGCACACTCAGGGGGCAGAGGCTATAGCTAAACAAACCCTTGATATTTTGAGCGATTGTGATATGGTGTATGTATCGTTTGATGTAGACAGTATGGATTCTGCGATTTCGGCAGGCACAGGTACTCCTGTACCCAATGGTTTGACTGTAGCCGAAGCCCGTGATTTGAACGTAGCTTTTGCCCGTAGTTCAAAAACAATATGTTGGGAAATGGTGGAAATCAATCCAACTTTAGACGATAAAGTTAACTTAATGGCAGAAAATGCTTTCTCTATTTTAGAGGCGACTACCGAAGCATTGGTGAGCCATCATCGTTTGGTAGAGGTTTCTTAGCGTTTATTTGATGAATACAATATTAAGCAAAAAAGCCCTACGATGGCAGGGCTTTTTTGCTTGATTGTTACGCTTATTGTATGTTTAGAGTGCCAGTTTTTTGCGAATTTGCTTTGGTATGGCATCTTTATGTACTAACAGCGATACTGTCTTGAGGCGAAAATAAGCCTGAGAAGCATGTACATACCCTCCACAAGAACCTGCGTTTACACCCCAAGAGTTTTTAATCAAGTAGTACCTGTTGCTATTTTGATCTTTGGCAGTGCCAATGAGGTGCATCAGGTGATCGTCGGTAGTACTGTAGTTTTCAAAAGTTTCCTGACGCATTTTTTGCGTTACCTTGCGTTCTTCCACAGGGTTTTTCAAGGCTTTTTTTCGTTCTGCCGAAGCCATTTGTGTCCACTGTTTTTTAGGAACAATCGCAACATCATTTTTTTGCGAAAAACCTTTTTCGCTGACATCACCGTCCCACACCATCGAGTATCCACTCTGAATAGCATTTTTTGCTACGGCTTCCAATTCGTCTATAGGTAGGTTATAGTATGCACCGTTAGAAAAATTGTCAGGAATCTCCAGCACAAATGCCTTGTAATAAGGTTGGTGAGTATAAGAGGTCAGTTCTACATAGTCTGCTGGGTTGACGCCCAACCATTGGGCAAAACTTTTAGGCGTATATTCTTTGTTCTGGTAGGTAAACTTTTCTGGTACTTTACCTAGGTAAGCATCCAATACCCCTTCAAAAGCAGGCAACCATTTTTGAGTAGGGCGCTTGCGTTTTACTACCGTTTTCATAATACTGGTAAGCACCGAAGCGAGTTCTGCGTGGTCGTGTCTGGTTTCACCGTTTACTTTGCCACTGTACGCTTGTTCGGGTACAATACCGTACTTGCCAATGGTGTTGATAAGGTCGTGAGCAAGGCTTCCTTGACTAAATTGGGCTTTACCCTGGCGGCGCATGTAGTTTAGGGCTTTTTCGCGGTAAATGCGACGTGCTACATACATTTCTGACAAATCGTGTTGCCCTTTGCCCAAACGAATAAGTTCTGACTCAATAAACGAAGCAGTAGAAAAGCTCCAGCAAGTACCTGTACGCTGTTGGTTTTTTACTGGTGTGGCTTCTACTTTTTTCTCTATAGTAAATTTGTATTGAGCGTTTGTGCGAAAGGTAATGAAACTGGTTAAAAAAACCAGGTAAAAGGCATATTTCCAATTCATTGTGTACGTTAATTAAATTAAAATAATTGTTACGTGTGATTTATCACAAAACTAATCTAAAAAATTAAAAGCTTTGAAAGAATGTGGCGTGTATTTAAGTGGTTTATTCGAGTGGTGCTTTATTTATTGCTAGTAATGGCAGGTGTGGTGACCGTAATATGTGTTTTTGTGTACCTCAATCAAGACAAGGTTATTTTTCTTGCCGAAAAGCTGCCTCTTGATCATAAGTTTAAATTTGCTTATGATGAAGAACGTTTTTACACTCCTGAGCATGGAGCCCGTTTAAACGCGCTATTGTTTAAGGGCAAGCAACAAACCGCTCGAGGGCTTATCTATTATTTACACGGCAATACAGGGAGTTTGCGTAACTGGGGCAGAATAGCTCGCCGATTTACCCAGTATGGCTACGATGTGCTGGTGTTTGATTATAGAATATATGGTAAAAGCAGGGGGGAAGTAAATGAACAAACTTTACTAAAAGATGCAGAATATGTGTACCAACAGTTGTTGAAAGAATATCCCGAAAACAAAGTGGTCATATACGGGCGTTCGCTTGGGAGTGGTTTGGCTGCCTTTGTGGCAGCACACAATATGCCCAAAATGCTGATATTAGAAACGCCTTATTATAGTTTTATTGATTTGGTGCAACACTTGGGCAAACAATACAATATCCCTTGGTTTCCTTATACTATTGTACTTAAGTATCATCTGCGTACCGATTTATACTTACCCCAGGTCAAGTCGCCTGTATATTTGTTTCATGGGCAGCTCGACGAACTGATCTACTACGAATCGAGCCAGAAACTGGCCCGCTTTTTTAAGAAGGATGATCTACTGTTTAGTGTGCCTGATGGCAAACATGCCGATCTGTGGCGGTACGATGAGTTTAACCAAAACCTGGCGAAGGTATTAACCAAAAAATAGGGTAGTATTCAAAATATTATTTGGATAATGCAATAAAAACTTTTAATATCAATTTTATATCAACTTTCCTCACTATTTATACTAGTTAAATTCAAATGTAGCATTATATATGCTAAATTTGATACTGGAATGATCAATCAATAATTAACAATATTAACTTAAGCTTCATTACTCTAAGGTATTGAGGGATACACAACATACTATACCAGAAATGCAGACTGTGAAGCAGCTCAAGATTATTGGCTTGAATACAAAATTCAGTGCATTCCAATTTAGATGTATTTATGCTTAACTAACTTCACTATATTAAAATGGACAGTTTATTAATAAAGAGGGAAAAATACACACCTTACGTATCATTTGATGTAAACACCAGAGTTTTTAACATTGAAGGAGAATCTTACAGCGATGATTCTGACACGTTTTACCAACCTATTACTAAATGGCTCAAAAGCTATCTTGCCACTAACAAAAAAAGCGTTACACTCAATTTCAAACTAAAATACTTTAATACAAGGTCATCACGGGCATTTTTTGAGATTTTGGAGTTATTAGAAGAACACGTGATTCATAAAAACACCAAAGTAATAGTCAATTGGTACACCAATGTCAAGGATGTAGACATCATAGAGGATGGGGAGAATTATAAAGATAGTTTTGATCATTTATCGTTCAATATTCTATCACAGCATTTGGTCTAAAGAAGGACATCGCCCTTTTCTATCATTATATCTAACTTAAAATAATCACTTTTTATCGAGGATTTTACTAGTTTTGTTTAAATCAAAGTTGATGAATTGAACTTTTGCATGTATCTTTATGATATTACATAACCAGAATAGCAAAGTGACATCATGAATGATTTATTGATTGAAAAGGGGGATTCCACTCCCAAAGTATTCTTTGACAAAGCAACCAATAACCTGGAAATTGTTGGAGAATCATTCAGTGAAGAAACCGCCCATTTTATCAGCCAATATAGAATGGCTCGATAAATACGTGAAGGCCAACCCAACACCCTTAAGTCTTGACTTCCGCCTAAGTTATTTTAACACCAGCTCTTCTCAACTAATTTTTGAAATGCTGGAAATGTTAAATAACCATGCCAGCAATTACAATATACCTATTGTGATAAACTGGTATGCCAGTGCCCACGACATGGACATGGTAGAAGACGGAGAAGATTTTCAGGAAGATTTTGGGGCTTTGAGTTTTAATATATTGGTAGAACAACTTATATAAGTTTGTTTTATCAAGTATGCTCTATTCTTACAGCAACATTCTTATACAAACCAGCACGCATCATAGGTGCGTGCTTATCTTTTTTTTATCTCCTTTTCTATTTATTAGATATCTGCAATGCCGTTTGTGGACACTCGATTGCGTTAAGACCTTCATGTATAATACCCACCTTAACATACACCAACTTAGCTTACATAAGCGTGGCTTGTCTGTAAATACCTTCTTTGTTTTGAAAAAAATGCGATTGATTTCTTGTGTGAAGCTAAAAAAACAAAATATGAAGGCACCCTTTAGTAAAAGCACTGACAATAGATGACTGAAGCAAATGGAGGACATTTGGAAAGGGGTATATAAGTTTTTGAGGGAAAGAAAAATAGAAAAAAAAGCAGTTTAAAGCATACTTTTGATCATTTTTTTTTAAGTTAGAAAAAGGGTTTTATCCAAACCATGCAACTATCATCTTTGACTTGAGAGGGATAGAGGTCTGAAAATATATTATTAAACTACTAATTTATATATTTACACACAGTGAAAAGTTTGATTATCACGCAAGAAAAATATACCCCTTATATTTCGTTCAATACAGATACCAACATATTTGATATTGCCGGAGAGTCCTACAGTGAAGACGCTTTTGTGTTTTACCAAGCTTTACTAAAGTGGCTCAGCGATTATCTAAAAGTTAACCAACGCCCTATCACGTTAAATTTTCGCTTATTGTATTTCAATACAAGTTCATCACAAGCCATATTTCATATACTTGAGATGCTGGAAGATTATGCCGAACGTGAAAATGTAGACGTGCAGGTAAATTGGTACGCAAAACCCAACGATAGCAGTATGATGGAAGACGGACTATACTATCAGGATAATTTTGATGCTTTATCCTTCAATATGCAGGCTTTATAGTGTAAAAAAACAATGAAAGTGTAGGGTATATATATTATGACAGCTTTACACCTATCAGCATAATATCATCGCGTTGTTCTGTACCCTTCATGTGGGCATCTAGAGTTTTATTCAATATTTGTTTTTGCTCTGGCATTGACTGGGCTGATATTTTTTCTAACAATAACTTTAGGTTTCTAACCGCAAAAGCTTTACGTTTCTGATTGTTTTGATCGGCATAGCCATCTGACCCTAAGTATAAAATACTGCCTTTATCAAGCAATAGTTCTGTTTGGGTAAACGATGGCCTGTCTTTACGCTCACGTCCTCCTATAGACATTCGGGTACCTCTTATTTCCTGTAGTGTACTTTCGCCATTTTTTATATAGTACAAGGGGCGTTTTGCTCCTGCAAATTGTACCTTTACCTGACCTTGAGGGGTATCCTTCATCACTACCAGACACACATCCATTCCGTTGGCATAGCCTAACTCTTGTTGTCTGAGCAATATTCTAATTTCGCTTTGCGCCTTTTTTAAAATCTCACTGGCTTCTGTAATCCCCCATACGCGCACAATTTTATCAAACAATGTGTTGGATATAAGCGACATAAAAGCTCCTGGAACTCCGTGTCCGGTACAATCAGCGGCAATTAAGATAGTTTTATGCTCTATTTTGTTAAGCCAGTAAAAATCACCTGATACAATGTCTTTGGGGCGATAAAAAATAAAATAGTCTTTAAGAAGGCTGTTAAGCTTAGATTCATAAGGTAGAATTGCTTCTTGGATGAGTTGGGCAGAGTTGATGCTTTGGTTGATCATGAGATTTTTGCGCGATAATTCTTTATTTTGGTTTTCCACAAACTCCTGTTGGGCTAAAATCTCTTCTTGTTGTTGAAACAACTCCTCGTTTTGAGTCATAATTTCGTTTTGCTGCTCCTTGAGCAAGCTATTTTTCTTTTTTCGTATTTGAGCACTTCTGTAAAGTACTATGGCAAGTACCAGTACTAAAAACAACCCTATACCTACTGCAATGTTAAAAAGGTTTTGACGTTGGATAGTGGCTTCTTTAAGGTCATTTTCTTTGGTAAGGAGCAGTACCTCTTTTTGCTTTTTATCTAAATTATAAGCCGATTGTATTTGATTGACTTTACTGCGTAACCTGCGACGGTTGAGGGTATCGCGCATAATACCAGCCAGGGTTCGATACTCATAGGCTTGTTCAAACTTCTTTTTTGCTGCGTTTAACTTTGCCAGGCCTCGGTAAGCCCTCAGCAAACCAGGGTAAAAAATGTCTTTTTTACCTACATCTCTGTAATAATCTACCTTACTGTGCACCACACTGCTATCATAGTAAGCCTGTGAGAGATTGTATTTTTTTTTGGCAAAATATACGTCGCCTATACTGGTATATACCAATACTACACTGCTTCTTTCCTTGTGTTTTTTACTTAGATGTAAGTCTACCTTCAAATACTTTAAGGCTTTGTCATACTCTTTTTTTACTTCGTATATTTGAGCAAAGTTACCACTTAAAATTCCGATCCAGGCAGAGTCTTTTTTCTCTACAGATATTTCCATTGCCTTGCTGAGCTCTTTTTCTGCTTCGTTGTATTTTTTTTCTCCAATGTGCATCATGGCTATTGCCGTGTGCGAGTCGATAATATTACGGTGGTGTAGAGAGTCGCCCCCCAGCTTAATTACCTCCCGGAAAGTTTTAATTTTAATGTCCAGCCCTAAGTCACTGCCATATTGCATGATTCCCGCCTGATATAATGACCTGGCTGCTGCTGTATTTTTTTTAATTTCTAGAAATAGGTCGTGCGCTTTGAGAAAACTTTTGATAGCGTCATCGTTTTTAAAGTC
Coding sequences within it:
- a CDS encoding C1 family peptidase, which gives rise to MNWKYAFYLVFLTSFITFRTNAQYKFTIEKKVEATPVKNQQRTGTCWSFSTASFIESELIRLGKGQHDLSEMYVARRIYREKALNYMRRQGKAQFSQGSLAHDLINTIGKYGIVPEQAYSGKVNGETRHDHAELASVLTSIMKTVVKRKRPTQKWLPAFEGVLDAYLGKVPEKFTYQNKEYTPKSFAQWLGVNPADYVELTSYTHQPYYKAFVLEIPDNFSNGAYYNLPIDELEAVAKNAIQSGYSMVWDGDVSEKGFSQKNDVAIVPKKQWTQMASAERKKALKNPVEERKVTQKMRQETFENYSTTDDHLMHLIGTAKDQNSNRYYLIKNSWGVNAGSCGGYVHASQAYFRLKTVSLLVHKDAIPKQIRKKLAL
- a CDS encoding DUF1987 domain-containing protein; the encoded protein is MKSLIITQEKYTPYISFNTDTNIFDIAGESYSEDAFVFYQALLKWLSDYLKVNQRPITLNFRLLYFNTSSSQAIFHILEMLEDYAERENVDVQVNWYAKPNDSSMMEDGLYYQDNFDALSFNMQAL
- a CDS encoding alpha/beta hydrolase, whose translation is MWRVFKWFIRVVLYLLLVMAGVVTVICVFVYLNQDKVIFLAEKLPLDHKFKFAYDEERFYTPEHGARLNALLFKGKQQTARGLIYYLHGNTGSLRNWGRIARRFTQYGYDVLVFDYRIYGKSRGEVNEQTLLKDAEYVYQQLLKEYPENKVVIYGRSLGSGLAAFVAAHNMPKMLILETPYYSFIDLVQHLGKQYNIPWFPYTIVLKYHLRTDLYLPQVKSPVYLFHGQLDELIYYESSQKLARFFKKDDLLFSVPDGKHADLWRYDEFNQNLAKVLTKK
- a CDS encoding SpoIIE family protein phosphatase encodes the protein MKKVTTCIFFLFTISLAVFAQKSPPDNIIQRIEDFAKKPTPTKAPKTSLGDLLAKLKDVQKKEDSAVAFSNAKDIAQLTKKYTSTELQAVSNASLAYAYAFGGKNSIKAFELMKQAIAKAGKRQRKDIQGYLYHELAHLQSDFKNDDAIKSFLKAHDLFLEIKKNTAAARSLYQAGIMQYGSDLGLDIKIKTFREVIKLGGDSLHHRNIIDSHTAIAMMHIGEKKYNEAEKELSKAMEISVEKKDSAWIGILSGNFAQIYEVKKEYDKALKYLKVDLHLSKKHKERSSVVLVYTSIGDVYFAKKKYNLSQAYYDSSVVHSKVDYYRDVGKKDIFYPGLLRAYRGLAKLNAAKKKFEQAYEYRTLAGIMRDTLNRRRLRSKVNQIQSAYNLDKKQKEVLLLTKENDLKEATIQRQNLFNIAVGIGLFLVLVLAIVLYRSAQIRKKKNSLLKEQQNEIMTQNEELFQQQEEILAQQEFVENQNKELSRKNLMINQSINSAQLIQEAILPYESKLNSLLKDYFIFYRPKDIVSGDFYWLNKIEHKTILIAADCTGHGVPGAFMSLISNTLFDKIVRVWGITEASEILKKAQSEIRILLRQQELGYANGMDVCLVVMKDTPQGQVKVQFAGAKRPLYYIKNGESTLQEIRGTRMSIGGRERKDRPSFTQTELLLDKGSILYLGSDGYADQNNQKRKAFAVRNLKLLLEKISAQSMPEQKQILNKTLDAHMKGTEQRDDIMLIGVKLS
- a CDS encoding DUF1987 domain-containing protein — translated: MENHSVKKPPILSANIEWLDKYVKANPTPLSLDFRLSYFNTSSSQLIFEMLEMLNNHASNYNIPIVINWYASAHDMDMVEDGEDFQEDFGALSFNILVEQLI
- a CDS encoding DUF1987 domain-containing protein, which translates into the protein MDSLLIKREKYTPYVSFDVNTRVFNIEGESYSDDSDTFYQPITKWLKSYLATNKKSVTLNFKLKYFNTRSSRAFFEILELLEEHVIHKNTKVIVNWYTNVKDVDIIEDGENYKDSFDHLSFNILSQHLV
- a CDS encoding SiaC family regulatory phosphoprotein translates to MNDLLIEKGDSTPKVFFDKATNNLEIVGESFSEETAHFISQYRMAR
- a CDS encoding arginase; translated protein: MVSKIKVIEVKSEIAAGTRGASLGIDALKTACLNKASKNNTPVSKTFFATYNQCLTVPTVNEILFQDNKYPFAKHIDGLLKVQTATCQAVNDTLKQGLFPLVLAGDHGSAAGTIAGVKQAYPNKRLGVIWIDAHADLHSPYTTPSGNMHGMPLAIALNENNEAHRINTLDAATNEYWEQLKNVGIKGAKLKGEDIVLIAGRDIEAQEQALMDKYGMRNFTAEEVHTQGAEAIAKQTLDILSDCDMVYVSFDVDSMDSAISAGTGTPVPNGLTVAEARDLNVAFARSSKTICWEMVEINPTLDDKVNLMAENAFSILEATTEALVSHHRLVEVS